Proteins from a genomic interval of Piscinibacter sp. HJYY11:
- a CDS encoding heme utilization protein, with translation MKFSLGKIVTGTWVFYALRSKVTRWSSFDTSATAGGGNGGAGGGGGSNSPYALTDEQVRALTPSQIAAMTTDELNALTVSQFAMLTVTQSGAITPTQMVALETQDFRALESADFRGMSSAQIQALTTDQIGLLATSRIVGISTDALPTMSTTQIAALSTAQIAALTTAQVAVMTTQQLATLTTDELNVMSTAQFAALTTTHIASFTSDRIAALETQDLRALGTAQFAAMNIGQVSAMRTDQVATLETQDLRAISVDAVAAFNASQMAALGTAQIAALTNNQVRGLSTLQVAALGSEDLVALTTAQVAALTVDQVAALSGSQIAALETTDLRAIATGMLQTLSTDQIAALTTMQIASLTSAQMGALTSTQLGALETADVRALTSAQVAGLTPAQLGAMTSDQIAALETADVRGFSTGVLQSLSTDQIAGFSSDQMAALTTTQIRALTNTQLASLDTVDLNALTTEQFAALTSTQIVALTTDQLPTLSTQDLQAISLPVLNAMTAEQINSLTPLQRASMSTAQIASFGTQMIASLAPADLNAFSSAHFAAFNSNQVRAFTTDQIAALETQDLRAINTAGIRAWSTEQIAAMGSDQIEALSTAQLVSLTTAQIAGLLPEDLGALSSAQLGALTSTQVMALTTAQLVAMETQDLNALTTAQFARLTTAQVNALTLDQVASLETGDLRALSTSQFRAFSPAQFDALGTQHFASLTTTQAAAITSAQLQSLSDIDFNAMGTEHFAAFTTAQTSAFTLGQIAGMETADLRALSTAALRGWTTDHFSVLNTDQLAALSTAQVASFSTAQIAGLDPSTLNALTTEQIGALTTTQVAALRPIQVALLETQDLNALGTAQFRALTTAQINALTLDQVANLETDDLRALSTSALQSLSPTQLLFLGTQHYEALTTQQVASFSSSQINAMDQQDLNALTTQHYAALTSMQVAGLSAGQFAALETQDLRALSTNAINSLSAVHLNSMSTEQISLLSTAQIAAISTAAVAGLTPDQITSLTTTQVVALETADIAAMDMTQVAAFEAEDLTVMSNAQIDALFAATPIVLDLDGNGVRTTAAADGVNFDLGGTGTVHRAGWASATDGLLVLDRNGDGRVNDGSELFGSATRTASGGRVANGFEAMKLEDSNGDGRLAAGDARFGELKLWVDANQDGKTDAGELHGLADFGIVSINLDAVTGTEVDNGNLLGLVSSYTTADGAEHAMADVWFAKDRSADLQLGELLSAPPAELLPGAAAPAPSQAPAGTTAAPTAISYPSFGDTRPAPLI, from the coding sequence ATGAAGTTCTCGCTCGGCAAGATCGTGACGGGCACCTGGGTGTTCTACGCACTCCGGTCCAAGGTCACGCGCTGGAGCTCGTTCGACACCTCCGCCACCGCCGGCGGCGGCAATGGCGGCGCCGGTGGCGGCGGAGGGAGCAACTCGCCCTACGCCCTCACCGATGAACAGGTGCGCGCGCTCACGCCGTCGCAGATCGCCGCGATGACGACCGACGAGCTCAACGCGCTCACGGTCTCGCAGTTCGCCATGCTCACCGTCACGCAGTCGGGGGCGATCACGCCCACGCAGATGGTGGCGCTGGAGACGCAGGACTTCCGCGCGCTGGAGTCGGCCGACTTCCGCGGCATGTCGTCGGCCCAGATCCAGGCACTCACCACCGACCAGATCGGCCTGCTGGCCACCTCGCGCATCGTCGGCATCTCGACCGATGCGCTGCCGACCATGTCGACCACGCAGATCGCCGCGTTGTCGACCGCCCAGATCGCAGCCCTCACCACCGCCCAGGTGGCGGTGATGACCACGCAGCAACTGGCCACGCTCACGACCGACGAGCTCAACGTGATGAGCACGGCGCAGTTCGCCGCGCTCACCACCACGCACATCGCCTCGTTCACCAGCGACCGCATCGCCGCGCTCGAAACGCAGGACCTGCGCGCGCTGGGCACCGCCCAGTTCGCCGCGATGAACATCGGCCAGGTCAGCGCGATGCGCACCGACCAGGTCGCAACCCTCGAGACCCAGGACCTGCGCGCCATCTCGGTTGACGCGGTGGCGGCCTTCAACGCCAGCCAGATGGCCGCGCTCGGCACCGCCCAGATCGCGGCGCTCACCAACAACCAGGTCCGCGGCCTCTCCACCCTGCAGGTGGCCGCGCTCGGCAGCGAAGACCTGGTGGCCCTGACCACCGCCCAGGTGGCCGCCCTCACCGTGGACCAGGTGGCCGCCCTCTCCGGCAGCCAGATCGCCGCGCTCGAGACGACCGACCTGCGCGCCATCGCAACCGGCATGCTGCAGACGCTGAGCACCGACCAGATCGCCGCGCTCACCACGATGCAGATCGCGTCGCTCACGAGCGCGCAGATGGGCGCGCTCACCAGCACCCAGCTCGGCGCGCTGGAGACCGCCGACGTGCGCGCACTCACCAGTGCCCAGGTGGCCGGCCTCACCCCCGCCCAGCTCGGCGCGATGACGAGCGACCAGATCGCAGCCCTCGAGACGGCCGATGTGCGCGGCTTCTCCACCGGCGTGCTGCAGTCGCTCAGCACCGACCAGATCGCCGGCTTCAGCAGCGACCAGATGGCGGCGCTCACCACCACGCAGATCCGCGCGCTCACCAACACGCAGCTGGCCAGCCTGGACACGGTCGACCTGAACGCGCTCACCACCGAGCAGTTCGCCGCGCTCACGAGCACGCAGATCGTTGCGCTCACCACCGACCAGCTGCCGACCCTCTCGACGCAGGACCTGCAGGCCATCAGCCTGCCGGTGCTCAACGCGATGACGGCCGAGCAGATCAACTCGCTCACGCCGCTGCAGCGTGCGTCGATGTCGACGGCGCAGATCGCGTCGTTCGGCACGCAGATGATCGCGAGCCTCGCGCCCGCCGACCTCAACGCCTTCAGCAGCGCGCACTTCGCCGCCTTCAACTCGAACCAGGTGCGCGCGTTCACCACCGACCAGATCGCCGCGCTGGAAACGCAAGACCTGCGCGCGATCAACACCGCCGGCATCCGCGCCTGGTCGACCGAGCAGATCGCCGCGATGGGCTCCGACCAGATCGAAGCCCTCAGCACCGCGCAGCTCGTCTCGCTCACCACCGCCCAGATCGCCGGCCTCCTGCCCGAGGACCTGGGCGCGCTCAGCTCGGCCCAGCTTGGCGCCCTCACCAGCACCCAGGTGATGGCGCTCACCACCGCGCAGCTCGTCGCGATGGAGACGCAGGACCTCAACGCGCTCACCACGGCGCAGTTCGCCCGGCTCACCACCGCCCAGGTCAACGCGCTCACGCTCGACCAGGTCGCCAGCCTGGAGACGGGCGACCTGCGTGCACTGAGCACCTCGCAATTCCGTGCGTTCTCGCCGGCGCAGTTCGATGCGCTCGGCACCCAGCATTTCGCCTCGCTCACCACGACACAAGCCGCGGCCATCACCTCGGCCCAGCTGCAATCGCTGAGCGACATCGACTTCAACGCGATGGGCACCGAGCACTTCGCGGCCTTCACCACCGCGCAGACCTCGGCCTTCACGCTCGGCCAGATCGCCGGCATGGAAACCGCCGACCTGCGCGCGCTCAGCACCGCCGCCCTGCGGGGCTGGACGACCGACCATTTCTCGGTGCTCAACACCGACCAGCTCGCCGCGCTGTCGACGGCGCAGGTCGCCTCGTTCTCCACCGCGCAGATCGCGGGCCTGGACCCGAGCACCCTCAACGCACTCACCACCGAGCAGATCGGCGCCCTCACCACCACCCAGGTGGCGGCGCTGCGCCCCATCCAGGTGGCGCTGCTGGAGACGCAGGACCTCAATGCGCTGGGCACGGCGCAGTTCCGCGCGCTCACCACCGCCCAGATCAACGCGCTGACGCTCGACCAGGTGGCCAACCTGGAAACCGATGACCTGCGCGCCCTCAGCACCTCGGCACTGCAGTCGCTGTCGCCGACGCAGCTGCTCTTCCTGGGCACGCAGCACTACGAGGCGCTGACCACCCAGCAGGTGGCGTCGTTCAGCTCGTCGCAGATCAATGCGATGGACCAGCAGGACCTCAACGCCCTGACCACCCAGCACTACGCCGCGCTCACCAGCATGCAGGTGGCAGGTCTGTCGGCGGGGCAGTTCGCGGCACTGGAAACGCAGGACCTGCGTGCCCTGTCGACCAACGCGATCAACTCGCTGTCGGCCGTGCACCTCAACAGCATGAGCACCGAGCAGATCTCGCTGCTGAGCACCGCGCAGATCGCCGCGATCTCCACGGCGGCGGTCGCCGGCCTCACGCCCGACCAGATCACCTCACTCACCACCACGCAGGTCGTGGCCCTGGAAACGGCCGACATCGCCGCGATGGACATGACGCAGGTCGCGGCCTTCGAAGCCGAAGACCTGACGGTGATGAGCAACGCGCAGATCGACGCGCTCTTCGCCGCCACCCCCATCGTGCTCGACCTCGACGGCAACGGCGTGCGCACCACCGCGGCGGCCGATGGCGTGAACTTCGACCTGGGCGGCACCGGCACCGTGCACCGCGCGGGCTGGGCCTCGGCCACCGACGGCCTGTTGGTGCTCGACCGCAACGGCGACGGCCGGGTCAACGACGGCAGCGAGCTCTTCGGCTCGGCCACCCGCACCGCCAGCGGCGGCCGCGTGGCCAACGGCTTCGAGGCCATGAAGCTCGAAGACAGCAACGGCGACGGCCGGCTCGCCGCCGGCGACGCCCGCTTCGGCGAACTCAAGCTGTGGGTCGATGCCAACCAGGACGGCAAGACCGACGCCGGCGAACTGCACGGCCTGGCCGATTTCGGCATCGTCTCGATCAACCTCGATGCGGTGACGGGCACCGAGGTCGACAACGGCAACCTGCTGGGCCTGGTGTCGAGCTACACGACCGCCGACGGCGCCGAGCACGCGA